From Mus musculus strain C57BL/6J chromosome 17, GRCm38.p6 C57BL/6J, the proteins below share one genomic window:
- the Enpp4 gene encoding bis(5'-adenosyl)-triphosphatase enpp4 precursor produces the protein MFNMKILVIPLFWGLVTGYKGNSSDSSAPRLLLVSFDGFRADYLKSYDLPHLQNFIKEGVLVEHVKNVFITKTFPNHYSIVTGLYEESHGIVANSMYDSVTKKHFSESNDKDPFWWNGAEPIWVTNQLQENRSSAAAMWPGTDVPIHNITASYFMNYSSSVSFKERLGNVTTWLSSSNPPVTFAALYWEEPDVSGHKYGPEDKENMRRVLKEVDDLIGDIVLKLKVLGLWDSLNVIITSDHGMAQCSKNRLIDLDSCIDRSNYSVIDLTPVAAILPKINVTEVYDKLKRCNPHMNVYLKEAIPNRFYYQHSSRIQPIILVAEEGWTITLNKSSFKLGDHGYDNSLPSMHPFLAAHGPAFRKGYRQSTINTVDIYPMMCHILGLKPHPNNGTLSHTKCLLVDQWCINLPEAIGIVVSALLVLTMLTGLMIFMRSRASTSRPFSRLQLQEDDDDPLID, from the exons ATGTTCAATATGAAGATATTAGTAATTCCTTTGTTTTGGGGACTTGTCACTGGCTATAAAGGGAACTCTTCCGATAGCTCAGCACCTCGGTTACTTCTGGTATCCTTTGACGGCTTTAGAGCTGACTACCTGAAGAGCTATGACCTTCCTCACCTCCAGAACTTTATCAAAGAAGGTGTCTTGGTGGAAcatgttaaaaatgtttttatcacCAAAACTTTTCCAAACCACTACAGCATTGTGACGGGCTTATATGAGGAAAGCCATGGCATCGTGGCCAACTCCATGTATGACAGTGTCACAAAGAAACATTTTTCTGAATCCAATGATAAGGATCCGTTTTGGTGGAATGGAGCGGAGCCTATTTGGGTGACCAATCAGCTTCAGGAAAACAGGTCAAGCGCTGCCGCTATGTGGCCTGGCACTGATGTGCCCATTCACAATATCACAGCTTCCTATTTTATGAACTATAGCAGCTCCGTGTCCTTTAAGGAAAGACTGGGTAACGTTAccacatggctcagcagttccaaCCCACCAGTCACCTTTGCAGCGCTCTATTGGGAAGAACCAGATGTAAGCGGCCACAAGTATGGGCCtgaagataaagaaaacatgCGCCGGGTATTGAAAGAAGTAGATGACCTTATTGGTGATATTGTCCTAAAGCTCAAGGTGTTAGGACTATGGGACAGCCTTAATGTGATCATTACAAGCGATCATGGGATGGCTCAGTGTTCTAAGAACAGACTGATAGATTTGGATTCCTGCATCGACCGTTCAAACTACAGTGTTATAGACTTGACCCCTGTGGCTGCGATTCTTCCCAAAATAA ATGTAACAGAGGTTTATGACAAACTGAAACGCTGTAACCCTCACATGAATGTTTATCTCAAAGAAGCTATCCCTAACAGATTTTACTACCAACACAGCAGTCGAATTCAGCCCATTATTTTGGTTGCTGAGGAAGGCTGGACAATCACCCTGAACAAGTCATCATTTAAAT TAGGTGACCATGGCTATGATAATTCCCTGCCTAGTATGCACCCGTTTCTTGCTGCCCACGGACCTGCCTTTAGAAAAGGTTACAGGCAGAGCACCATCAACACTGTGGATATTTATCCAATGATGTGCCACATCCTGGGACTAAAACCACATCCCAATAATGGAACCCTCAGTCATACCAAGTGCTTGTTGGTGGACCAGTGGTGCATTAATCTCCCAGAAGCCATTGGAATTGTTGTTAGTGCACTATTGGTATTAACCATGCTAACAGGCCTCATGATATTCATGCGGAGCAGAGCATCCACATCCCGTCCATTCTCCCGTCTTCAG
- the Enpp4 gene encoding bis(5'-adenosyl)-triphosphatase enpp4 isoform X1: MSTVALGALAAVCNMFNMKILVIPLFWGLVTGYKGNSSDSSAPRLLLVSFDGFRADYLKSYDLPHLQNFIKEGVLVEHVKNVFITKTFPNHYSIVTGLYEESHGIVANSMYDSVTKKHFSESNDKDPFWWNGAEPIWVTNQLQENRSSAAAMWPGTDVPIHNITASYFMNYSSSVSFKERLGNVTTWLSSSNPPVTFAALYWEEPDVSGHKYGPEDKENMRRVLKEVDDLIGDIVLKLKVLGLWDSLNVIITSDHGMAQCSKNRLIDLDSCIDRSNYSVIDLTPVAAILPKINVTEVYDKLKRCNPHMNVYLKEAIPNRFYYQHSSRIQPIILVAEEGWTITLNKSSFKLGDHGYDNSLPSMHPFLAAHGPAFRKGYRQSTINTVDIYPMMCHILGLKPHPNNGTLSHTKCLLVDQWCINLPEAIGIVVSALLVLTMLTGLMIFMRSRASTSRPFSRLQLQEDDDDPLID, from the exons ATGTCAACTGTGGCGTTAG ggGCCCTAGCTGCTGTGTGCAACATGTTCAATATGAAGATATTAGTAATTCCTTTGTTTTGGGGACTTGTCACTGGCTATAAAGGGAACTCTTCCGATAGCTCAGCACCTCGGTTACTTCTGGTATCCTTTGACGGCTTTAGAGCTGACTACCTGAAGAGCTATGACCTTCCTCACCTCCAGAACTTTATCAAAGAAGGTGTCTTGGTGGAAcatgttaaaaatgtttttatcacCAAAACTTTTCCAAACCACTACAGCATTGTGACGGGCTTATATGAGGAAAGCCATGGCATCGTGGCCAACTCCATGTATGACAGTGTCACAAAGAAACATTTTTCTGAATCCAATGATAAGGATCCGTTTTGGTGGAATGGAGCGGAGCCTATTTGGGTGACCAATCAGCTTCAGGAAAACAGGTCAAGCGCTGCCGCTATGTGGCCTGGCACTGATGTGCCCATTCACAATATCACAGCTTCCTATTTTATGAACTATAGCAGCTCCGTGTCCTTTAAGGAAAGACTGGGTAACGTTAccacatggctcagcagttccaaCCCACCAGTCACCTTTGCAGCGCTCTATTGGGAAGAACCAGATGTAAGCGGCCACAAGTATGGGCCtgaagataaagaaaacatgCGCCGGGTATTGAAAGAAGTAGATGACCTTATTGGTGATATTGTCCTAAAGCTCAAGGTGTTAGGACTATGGGACAGCCTTAATGTGATCATTACAAGCGATCATGGGATGGCTCAGTGTTCTAAGAACAGACTGATAGATTTGGATTCCTGCATCGACCGTTCAAACTACAGTGTTATAGACTTGACCCCTGTGGCTGCGATTCTTCCCAAAATAA ATGTAACAGAGGTTTATGACAAACTGAAACGCTGTAACCCTCACATGAATGTTTATCTCAAAGAAGCTATCCCTAACAGATTTTACTACCAACACAGCAGTCGAATTCAGCCCATTATTTTGGTTGCTGAGGAAGGCTGGACAATCACCCTGAACAAGTCATCATTTAAAT TAGGTGACCATGGCTATGATAATTCCCTGCCTAGTATGCACCCGTTTCTTGCTGCCCACGGACCTGCCTTTAGAAAAGGTTACAGGCAGAGCACCATCAACACTGTGGATATTTATCCAATGATGTGCCACATCCTGGGACTAAAACCACATCCCAATAATGGAACCCTCAGTCATACCAAGTGCTTGTTGGTGGACCAGTGGTGCATTAATCTCCCAGAAGCCATTGGAATTGTTGTTAGTGCACTATTGGTATTAACCATGCTAACAGGCCTCATGATATTCATGCGGAGCAGAGCATCCACATCCCGTCCATTCTCCCGTCTTCAG
- the Enpp4 gene encoding bis(5'-adenosyl)-triphosphatase enpp4 isoform X2, which yields MSTVALGALAAVCNMFNMKILVIPLFWGLVTGYKGNSSDSSAPRLLLVSFDGFRADYLKSYDLPHLQNFIKEGVLVEHVKNVFITKTFPNHYSIVTGLYEESHGIVANSMYDSVTKKHFSESNDKDPFWWNGAEPIWVTNQLQENRSSAAAMWPGTDVPIHNITASYFMNYSSSVSFKERLGNVTTWLSSSNPPVTFAALYWEEPDVSGHKYGPEDKENMRRVLKEVDDLIGDIVLKLKVLGLWDSLNVIITSDHGMAQCSKNRLIDLDSCIDRSNYSVIDLTPVAAILPKINVTEVYDKLKRCNPHMNVYLKEAIPNRFYYQHSSRIQPIILVAEEGWTITLNKSSFKCDHGYDNSLPSMHPFLAAHGPAFRKGYRQSTINTVDIYPMMCHILGLKPHPNNGTLSHTKCLLVDQWCINLPEAIGIVVSALLVLTMLTGLMIFMRSRASTSRPFSRLQLQEDDDDPLID from the exons ATGTCAACTGTGGCGTTAG ggGCCCTAGCTGCTGTGTGCAACATGTTCAATATGAAGATATTAGTAATTCCTTTGTTTTGGGGACTTGTCACTGGCTATAAAGGGAACTCTTCCGATAGCTCAGCACCTCGGTTACTTCTGGTATCCTTTGACGGCTTTAGAGCTGACTACCTGAAGAGCTATGACCTTCCTCACCTCCAGAACTTTATCAAAGAAGGTGTCTTGGTGGAAcatgttaaaaatgtttttatcacCAAAACTTTTCCAAACCACTACAGCATTGTGACGGGCTTATATGAGGAAAGCCATGGCATCGTGGCCAACTCCATGTATGACAGTGTCACAAAGAAACATTTTTCTGAATCCAATGATAAGGATCCGTTTTGGTGGAATGGAGCGGAGCCTATTTGGGTGACCAATCAGCTTCAGGAAAACAGGTCAAGCGCTGCCGCTATGTGGCCTGGCACTGATGTGCCCATTCACAATATCACAGCTTCCTATTTTATGAACTATAGCAGCTCCGTGTCCTTTAAGGAAAGACTGGGTAACGTTAccacatggctcagcagttccaaCCCACCAGTCACCTTTGCAGCGCTCTATTGGGAAGAACCAGATGTAAGCGGCCACAAGTATGGGCCtgaagataaagaaaacatgCGCCGGGTATTGAAAGAAGTAGATGACCTTATTGGTGATATTGTCCTAAAGCTCAAGGTGTTAGGACTATGGGACAGCCTTAATGTGATCATTACAAGCGATCATGGGATGGCTCAGTGTTCTAAGAACAGACTGATAGATTTGGATTCCTGCATCGACCGTTCAAACTACAGTGTTATAGACTTGACCCCTGTGGCTGCGATTCTTCCCAAAATAA ATGTAACAGAGGTTTATGACAAACTGAAACGCTGTAACCCTCACATGAATGTTTATCTCAAAGAAGCTATCCCTAACAGATTTTACTACCAACACAGCAGTCGAATTCAGCCCATTATTTTGGTTGCTGAGGAAGGCTGGACAATCACCCTGAACAAGTCATCATTTAAAT GTGACCATGGCTATGATAATTCCCTGCCTAGTATGCACCCGTTTCTTGCTGCCCACGGACCTGCCTTTAGAAAAGGTTACAGGCAGAGCACCATCAACACTGTGGATATTTATCCAATGATGTGCCACATCCTGGGACTAAAACCACATCCCAATAATGGAACCCTCAGTCATACCAAGTGCTTGTTGGTGGACCAGTGGTGCATTAATCTCCCAGAAGCCATTGGAATTGTTGTTAGTGCACTATTGGTATTAACCATGCTAACAGGCCTCATGATATTCATGCGGAGCAGAGCATCCACATCCCGTCCATTCTCCCGTCTTCAG